A window of the Brassica napus cultivar Da-Ae chromosome A2, Da-Ae, whole genome shotgun sequence genome harbors these coding sequences:
- the LOC106397174 gene encoding isoflavone reductase homolog P3-like — translation MTTEKSKILVIGGTGYIGKFIVEGSAKSGHQTFALVREASLSDPAKGKMVQNFKDLGVTILNGDLSDKESLVKAIQHVDVVISTVGLSQLMNQLNIISAIKESGKHIKRFLPSEFGNDVDRTLATGPAKSEFSMKAEVRRAVEAEGVPYTYVINNCFDGYFLATLAQCETRLTSPPRDKVTIYGDGNAKAILNKEEDIAAYTMRAVDDPRTLNKTVYINPPKNIVSQNDVVALWESKIGKTLEKTYVSEEELLKKIPQSPHPLDLLLALNHAIFVKGDQTWFTIEPSFGVEASQLYPDVKYTSVNEYLSQFV, via the exons ATGACGACGGAGAAAAGCAAGATTCTGGTGATCGGAGGAACCGGTTACATCGGAAAGTTCATAGTAGAAGGCAGCGCCAAATCCGGCCACCAAACATTCGCTCTCGTCAGAGAAGCCTCTCTCTCCGATCCAGCCAAGGGCAAAATGGTCCAGAATTTCAAAGATCTTGGTGTCACTATCCTAAAT GGAGATTTAAGCGACAAGGAGAGCTTAGTGAAGGCGATTCAACACGTTGATGTAGTTATCTCAACCGTTGGTCTCTCTCAACTCATGAACCAGCTCAATATCATCTCTGCTATTAAAGAATCTGGCAAGCATATTAAG AGATTCTTGCCGTCTGAGTTTGGCAACGATGTGGACCGAACGTTGGCGACTGGACCAGCAAAGTCGGAGTTCTCAATGAAGGCTGAGGTCCGTCGTGCTGTTGAAGCTGAAGGTGTACCATACACATACGTTATCAACAATTGCTTTGATGGCTATTTCTTAGCCACATTAGCTCAATGTGAAACCAGACTCACTTCTCCTCCTAGAGACAAAGTCACCATCTATGGAGATGGTAATGCTAAAG CCAttctaaacaaagaagaagacattgcTGCATACACCATGAGAGCCGTTGATGATCCTAGGACTCTCAACAAGACTGTCTACATCAACCCTCCAAAGAACATTGTTTCACAGAACGACGTCGTTGCCTTGTGGGAAAGCAAGATTGGTAAAACTCTTGAGAAGACTTACGTTTCAGAGGAAGAACTCCTCAAGAAAATCCCAC AGTCTCCCCATCCTCTAGATCTTCTGTTAGCTTTGAATCATGCCATCTTTGTGAAAGGAGATCAAACCTGGTTTACAATAGAGCCTTCCTTTGGAGTGGAAGCTTCTCAGCTTTATCCTGATGTCAAGTACACAAGCGTCAATGAGTATCTCAGCCAGTTTGTCTGA
- the LOC106397218 gene encoding bifunctional nuclease 1-like gives MRSVQAPVVCPAIRPRQVGACALKPTLLRSQFLGHRIKSHVTLRLLPRGCSKISIKCVFSSHSDGNGSTAENFNENDEEYVNSSIVEAVEVKSGADGFMVKMRDGRQLRCVHNNPQGGHLPDYAPHPAIVLKMEDGTGLLLPIIVLEMPSVLLMAAMTNVQIARPTMYQVVKEMVDKMGYEVRLVRVTKRVHEAYFAQLYLSKVGNASDCISFDLRPSDAINIAVRCKVPIQVNKYLAYSDGMRVIESGKLSQQTPASDGLLFTEQDRPNGQACLDTKEFNILSNMMQAVNEERYDEAAEWRDKLGQFRAKRNLRKYT, from the exons ATGAGGTCGGTTCAAGCACCGGTTGTTTGCCCTGCGATTCGTCCAAGACAAGTAGGTGCATGCGCTCTGAAACCTACGCTTCTCAGAAGCCAATTCTTGGGTCATCGGATCAAGTCTCATGTCACGCTTCGTCTGCTTCCTCGGGGGTGTAGCAAGATTAGCATCAAGTGTGTTTTCAGCTCTCACTCTGATGGTAACGGAAGCACCGCTGAGAATTTCAACGAAAACGATGAGGAGTATGTCAACTCTAGCATAGTGGAAGCTG TTGAGGTGAAGAGTGGAGCTGATGGTTTCATGGTGAAGATGAGAGACGGCAGGCAGCTACGATGTGTTCATAACAATCCTCAAGGAGGCCATTTGCCTGATTATGCTCCACACCCTGCTATTGTTTTGAAAATGGAAGATGGGACTGGTCTTCTCCTTCCCATTATTGTCT TGGAGATGCCTAGTGTGTTACTTATGGCTGCAATGACCAATGTCCAGATT GCAAGACCAACCATGTATCAAGTGGTGAAGGAGATGGTGGACAAAATGGGTTACGAA GTTAGACTTGTGAGAGTCACCAAAAGAGTTCACGAGGCGTATTTTGCCCAACTATACCTTTCAAAG GTGGGTAATGCATCGGACTGCATTAGCTTTGACCTTCGTCCGTCAGATGCAATTAACATAGCTGTTAGATGCAAG GTACCTATCCAAGTGAACAAGTACCTTGCTTATAGTGATGGAATGAGAGTCATCGAGTCAGGGAAGCTGTCACAACAGACACCTGCTTCAGATGGCTTATTGTTTACTGAACAAGACCG ACCAAATGGTCAGGCTTGCCTTGATACCAAAGAGTTCAATATTCTGAGCAACATGATGCAAGCCGTTAATGAAGAGCGATATGATGAAGCTG CTGAATGGAGAGACAAGCTTGGCCAGTTTCGGGCCAAGCGTAACCTGAGGAAATACACATAA
- the LOC106422234 gene encoding uncharacterized protein LOC106422234 yields MTKPFEFHGVEAEKAEAMRRYNNQKCFRNIIRACAVALLFYLWFPTVTVSLLAVGDWFYRTGAVIVTNRTVVFVSANLLVALVFILSRDRDDESSSKPDLYDQYTSSSSSSAVIVPAADEKVVDDDGSKNQTVAALEVVAEKETVMALVEEVVAEKQIVPAFIEENVAVEEVEAVKTELKRTYRRTKSERKKKVNRPVTEFRRTESANSGIERLSSEEFRLKVEAFIMEKKRCLVQEENDVVACGLELVGAADSSYGSY; encoded by the coding sequence atgacGAAACCGTTTGAGTTCCATGGTGTGGAGGCGGAGAAAGCAGAAGCGATGAGGagatacaacaaccaaaaatgCTTCCGGAACATTATACGAGCATGCGCCGTCGCTTTACTGTTTTACTTGTGGTTTCCGACAGTGACGGTTTCACTGCTAGCTGTCGGCGACTGGTTTTACCGAACCGGAGCGGTTATCGTAACCAATCGTACCGTTGTCTTCGTCTCCGCAAACTTACTCGTCGCTTTGGTTTTCATTCTATCTCGCGATCGCGACGACGAGAGTAGTTCCAAACCAGATCTATACGATCAGTACACCTCCTCCTCATCCTCCTCCGCCGTTATCGTACCCGCCGCCGATGAAAAAGTGGTAGACGATGATGGTTCGAAAAATCAAACCGTTGCGGCGTTGGAGGTAGTTGCGGAGAAGGAAACCGTTATGGCGTTGGTCGAGGAGGTAGTCGCAGAGAAGCAAATCGTTCCGGCGTTTATTGAGGAGAACGTGGCtgtggaggaggtggaggcggtTAAAACAGAGTTAAAGAGAACCTATAGGAGGACGAAgtcggagaggaagaagaaggttaACCGGCCGGTGACGGAGTTTCGAAGGACAGAGTCGGCGAACTCGGGGATAGAGAGATTGAGCAGCGAGGAGTTTCGTTTGAAGGTAGAGGCATTTataatggagaagaagagatgtCTTGTTCAGGAAGAAAACGACGTCGTTGCATGTGGACTCGAGCTCGTTGGTGCTGCTGACTCTAGCTATGGATCGTACTAA
- the LOC106397189 gene encoding glutathione S-transferase DHAR2-like has product MAALEICVKGAVGAPDVLGDCPFSQRVLLTLEEKKLPYKIHLANVSGKPQWFLDISPEGKVPVMKLDGKWVADSDVIVGILEEKYPEPSLKTPPEFASVGSKIFGSFVTFLTSKDPSDGSDKALLNELESLENHLKTRPGPFVAGEKLTAVDLSLAPKLYHLEIALGHYKKWSVPESLTNVRSYTNALFSRDSFEKTKAKKEFVVAGWASKVNK; this is encoded by the exons ATGGCGGCTCTTGAGATCTGCGTGAAGGGTGCCGTTGGTGCTCCTGATGTTCTCGGTGACT GCCCGTTCAGCCAACGGGTTCTTCTGACCCTCGAAGAGAAGAAACTTCCTTACAAGATTCATCTCGCTAACGTCTCCGGCAAACCCCAATG GTTTTTAGACATTAGCCCGGAAGGCAAAGTTCCGGTGATGAAGCTTGACGGAAAATGGGTGGCTGATTCAGACGTCATCGTCGGGATCCTCGAAGAGAAATATCCAGAGCCTTCTCTCAAGACTCCTCCTGAGTTCGCCTCTGTTGGATCCAAAATCTTTGGTTCTTTTGTGACTTTCTTGACAAGCAAAGACCCCAGTGACGGTTCCGACAAGGCTTTGCTTAATGAGTTAGAATCCCTGGAGAATCACCTTAAGACACGTCCTGGTCCATTTGTAGCTGGAGAGAAACTCACTGCGGTTGATCTGAGTTTAGCACCAAAGCTTTACCATCTTGAGATTGCTCTTGGTCATTACAAGAAATGGTCTGTCCCTGAGAGCTTGACCAATGTTCGAAGCTACACCAACGCTTTGTTCTCTAGAGATTCGTTCGAGAAGACCAAAGCTAAGAAGGAGTTTGTGGTCGCTGGTTGGGCATCTAAGGTGAACAAGTGA
- the LOC106397159 gene encoding zinc-finger homeodomain protein 5-like isoform X1, protein MDMRSHEMIERRSDDNGNNGAGNISSIITNEDNCNGNNNNNTRVSCNSQTLDHHQSKSSSISAAAKTTVWYRECLKNHAANVGGSVHDGCGEFMPSGEEGTLEALRCAACDCHRNFHRKEVDGVGSSAHPHRHHHQYGGGGGRRPPPPNMMLNPLMLPPPPNYAQMHHHKYGMSPPSGMVTPMSVAYGGGGGGAESSSEDLNMYGQSSGEHGGGATLGQMGFSKKRFRTKFTTEQKERMMEFAEKLGWRMNKQDEEELKRFCNDIGVKRQVFKVWMHNNKNNAKKPTTTTTPGTL, encoded by the coding sequence ATGGATATGAGAAGCCATGAAATGATAGAGAGAAGAAGTGATGACAATGGAAACAATGGTGCTGGTAACATCAGTAGCATTATTACTAATGAAGATAATTGTAACGGTAATAATAACAACAACACTCGTGTCTCTTGCAACTCTCAAACCCTAGATCACCACCAATCTAAGTCTTCCTCCATCTCCGCCGCCGCTAAAACCACCGTATGGTACCGGGAGTGTCTTAAGAACCACGCGGCGAACGTCGGAGGTAGTGTACATGATGGATGCGGCGAGTTTATGCCGAGTGGTGAAGAAGGAACATTAGAAGCTCTCAGATGCGCTGCTTGCGATTGCCACCGTAATTTCCACCGGAAAGAAGTCGACGGTGTTGGAAGCTCTGCTCATCCCCACCGTCACCACCACCAGTacggcggaggaggagggagAAGACCGCCGCCGCCGAACATGATGCTTAACCCACTCATGCTTCCTCCACCGCCGAATTACGCTCAGATGCACCACCACAAGTACGGAATGAGTCCTCCTAGTGGGATGGTGACGCCGATGAGCGTCGCTTACGGCGGAGGAGGTGGAGGAGCTGAGTCGTCTAGCGAAGATCTGAATATGTACGGACAATCAAGTGGAGAGCACGGAGGAGGTGCCACGTTGGGGCAGATGGGGTTTTCTAAGAAACGGTTTAGGACAAAGTTCACAACGGAGCagaaggagaggatgatggaGTTTGCGGAGAAGCTAGGGTGGAGGATGAACAAGCAAGACGAAGAAGAGCTCAAGAGGTTCTGTAATGATATCGGAGTTAAGAGACAAGTGTTCAAAGTGTGGATGCACAATAACAAGAACAATGCCAAgaaaccaacaacaacaacaacaccaggAACTCTCTAA
- the LOC106422223 gene encoding protein RADIALIS-like 6, with protein MASKTRSSGSSWTFRQNKMFERALAVYDKDTPDRWHNVANAVGGKSAEEVKRHYDILVEDLISIETGRLPLPNYKTKSN; from the coding sequence atggCGTCAAAGACTAGAAGCTCGGGCTCGTCATGGACGTTCAGACAGAACAAGATGTTCGAGAGAGCCTTGGCAGTTTACGACAAGGACACACCAGATCGGTGGCACAATGTGGCAAACGCAGTCGGAGGGAAATCTGCAGAGGAAGTTAAGCGTCACTATGACATTCTCGTCGAAGATCTCATCAGCATCGAAACTGGTCGTCTCCCTTTGCCCAATTACaagactaaatctaactaa
- the LOC106453283 gene encoding nicotianamine synthase 1-like, with translation MACQKAHFEMQIFDLSNKISNLKSLKPSTYIDNLFQQLMSTCLPTDTNIEVEKLCPKVQNIRTNLINLRSEDIGYSEQHYSTIFGSLEENPLHRLDLCPYYTNYLKLSKVEFDLLMLHTSHVPTKIVFVASGVLPFTSIILDMSHLPNTTFENFDIDPQANSLASQLVSRDTNLSSFNISRLVSGSMNVIMSINHSVFVKGDQKNFTIEPSFGLEASVLYLDVMYTCIDEYLSHFA, from the exons ATGGCTTGCCAAAAGGCTCATTTCGAGATGCAAATTTTCGACTTGTCTAACAAAATCTCCAATCTCAAGAGCCTTAAACCTTCCACTTATATCGACAATTTGTTCCAACAGCTCATGTCCACGTGCTTGCCTACGGACACAAATATCGAAGTTGAAAAGTTGTGCCCAAAAGTCCAAAACATCAGAACCAATCTCATCAACCTACGTAGTGAAGATATAGGGTATTCAGAGCAACACTACTCTACGATCTTCGGATCTCTCGAAGAAAACCCACTTCACCGTTTAGATCTCTGCCCTTACTACACTAACTACCTCAAACTGAGCAAGGTCGAGTTTGATCTCCTCATGCTACACACGAGCCATGTCCCAACCAAGATCGTGTTTGTGGCCTCCGGTGTGTTGCCCTTCACATCCATCATCTTAGATATGTCCCACCTCCCAAATACGACGTTCGAGAACTTTGACATCGACCCTCAAGCCAATTCACTTGCCTCCCAACTTGTCTCACGCGATACTAATCTTTCTAGTTTTAACATATCTCGTCT tgtATCCGGTTCCATGAACGTTATTATGTCGATAAACCACTCAGTGTTTGTGAAGGGAGATCAGAAAAATTTCACTATAGAGCCTTCCTTTGGTCTTGAAGCCTCTGTGCTTTACCTTGATGTCATGTACACATGCATTGACGAGTATCTCAGTCACTTCGCTTGA
- the LOC106397159 gene encoding zinc-finger homeodomain protein 5-like isoform X2, with amino-acid sequence MDMRSHEMIERRSDDNGNNDHHQSKSSSISAAAKTTVWYRECLKNHAANVGGSVHDGCGEFMPSGEEGTLEALRCAACDCHRNFHRKEVDGVGSSAHPHRHHHQYGGGGGRRPPPPNMMLNPLMLPPPPNYAQMHHHKYGMSPPSGMVTPMSVAYGGGGGGAESSSEDLNMYGQSSGEHGGGATLGQMGFSKKRFRTKFTTEQKERMMEFAEKLGWRMNKQDEEELKRFCNDIGVKRQVFKVWMHNNKNNAKKPTTTTTPGTL; translated from the exons ATGGATATGAGAAGCCATGAAATGATAGAGAGAAGAAGTGATGACAATGGAAACAATG ATCACCACCAATCTAAGTCTTCCTCCATCTCCGCCGCCGCTAAAACCACCGTATGGTACCGGGAGTGTCTTAAGAACCACGCGGCGAACGTCGGAGGTAGTGTACATGATGGATGCGGCGAGTTTATGCCGAGTGGTGAAGAAGGAACATTAGAAGCTCTCAGATGCGCTGCTTGCGATTGCCACCGTAATTTCCACCGGAAAGAAGTCGACGGTGTTGGAAGCTCTGCTCATCCCCACCGTCACCACCACCAGTacggcggaggaggagggagAAGACCGCCGCCGCCGAACATGATGCTTAACCCACTCATGCTTCCTCCACCGCCGAATTACGCTCAGATGCACCACCACAAGTACGGAATGAGTCCTCCTAGTGGGATGGTGACGCCGATGAGCGTCGCTTACGGCGGAGGAGGTGGAGGAGCTGAGTCGTCTAGCGAAGATCTGAATATGTACGGACAATCAAGTGGAGAGCACGGAGGAGGTGCCACGTTGGGGCAGATGGGGTTTTCTAAGAAACGGTTTAGGACAAAGTTCACAACGGAGCagaaggagaggatgatggaGTTTGCGGAGAAGCTAGGGTGGAGGATGAACAAGCAAGACGAAGAAGAGCTCAAGAGGTTCTGTAATGATATCGGAGTTAAGAGACAAGTGTTCAAAGTGTGGATGCACAATAACAAGAACAATGCCAAgaaaccaacaacaacaacaacaccaggAACTCTCTAA